Below is a genomic region from Citrobacter tructae.
GCGGATCGCCTGTTTCTCGCCCGTCTCTGCGGCGAAGGTCGTATCCAGATCCGCACCATCGGCTACGGCGAGAGCCAGATCGATTCCACGGCATTACGTCATGTCTGGCATGTCCGTTGTCTGGATACCCTGAAGGGGAACCTGCTCGAGAGTTATGAGATCTGCCCTTTGCCAGAACTGGTGCTGGCGGCACCGGAAGATCTGCTCGACTCGCTCCAGCGCCTGGATGAAGTCTGTGGCTGGCTGGCATCCGGCCCACCAGCCTGACCTCCCTCTTCAGACCCGCGTAATTTTCTGCTGCGGGTCTGGCGTTTTCTTCCTTACCTATTCACTCTCTAATGCCTGATGGAGTTCGCATGTGGGATGTCATTGACTTATCGCGTTGGCAGTTTGCGCTGACCGCGCTGTACCATTTTCTGTTTGTTCCCCTGACGCTGGGGCTGATTTTTTTGCTGGCCATCATGGAAACCATTTACGTGGTCACGGGCAAAACAGTCTACCGTGATATGACGCGTTTCTGGGGAAAGTTATTCGGGATTAACTTTGCGCTCGGCGTAGCGACCGGCCTGACCATGGAGTTTCAGTTCGGTACTAACTGGTCACTCTATTCCAACTATGTGGGCGATATTTTCGGCGCGCCGCTGGCGATGGAAGCCTTGCTGGCCTTCTTCCTCGAATCCACGTTCGTGGGGCTGTTCTTCTTTGGCTGGCAACGCTTAACCAAGTACCAGCACCTGATGGTCACCTGGCTGGTGGCGTTCGGCTCCAATATCTCGGCGCTGTGGATCCTCAACGCCAACGGCTGGATGCAATATCCAACCGGCGCTCACTTTAATATTGATACCCTGCGCATGGAGATGAGCAGCTTTAGCGAGCTGGTTTTTAACCCCATCAGCCAGGTGAAATTTGTGCACACCGTGATGTCCGGTTATGTCACAGGCGCTATGTTTGTGATGTCCATCAGCGCCTGGTATCTGCTGAGTGGTCGAAATCGCGAGTTCGCCCTGCGCTCCTTCGCGGTGGGCTCCGTCTTTGGCACGTTGGCTATCTTAGGCACGCTGCAACTGGGTGACAGTTCAGCCTATGAGGTCGCCCAACGCCAGCCGGTAAAACTAGCGGCAATGGAAGGCGAATGGCAGACCGAGCCAGCACCAGCGCCCTTTCATGTGATCGCCTGGCCACAGCAGGAGCAAGAACGTAACGCCTTTGCCGTCAAGATACCGGCCCTGCTGGGCATCCTGGCAACCCACTCTTTAGATACGCAGGTTCCGGGGCTGAAGAACCTGATGGCGGACGCGCTCCCCCGCCTGCAGCGGGGTCGGGAAGCATGGCTGCTGATGCAGGAAATCGCCAAAGGTAACCGCACACCTCAAGTGCTGAAGGCGTTTCACGACGTGGAAAAAGATCTGGGTTACGGCATCCTGTTGGCAAACTTCGCGCCTGACATGAATCATGTCACGCCAGAGCAGTATCAAACCGCACAGCTCGGTGCGATCCCGCAAGTGGCACCGGTGTTCTGGAGCTTTCGCATAATGATTGGATGCGGTTCGCTGCTACTGATGGTGATGGCAATTGCGCTGATACAGACCCTACGCATGCGTATCGACCAGCATCGCTGGGTGCTGCGCATGACGCTGTGGAGCCTGCCGCTACCGTGGATTGCCATTGAAGCAGGCTGGTTTATGACCGAGTTTGGCCGTCAGCCGTGGGCAATTCAGGATATTTTGCCGACCTGGTACGCCCACTCCGCGGTGACCGCAGGCCAGCTGGCCTTCTCGATGGGGCTTATCCTGACGCTTTACACCCTGTTTTTAATTGCAGAAGTCTACCTGATGCAGAAATACGCGCGTCTTGGTCCAGATGCGATGCAGCGTCAACAACCGGCGCAACAACAGGGATAAAGGAGACAATCATGTTGGATTATGAAACGTTGCGGCTCATTTGGTGGCTGCTGATTGGCATCATTCTGGTGGCATTTATGGTCACTGACGGGTTTGATATGGGAGTCGGCTGCCTGCTACCGCTGATCGCGCGCAATGATGATGAACGTCGGGTGCTGATCAATAGCGTCGGGGCGCACTGGGAAGGTAACCAGGTGTGGCTCATTCTCGCAGGTGGCGCATTATTCGCCGCATGGCCTCGGGTCTATGCCGCCGCATTTTCGGGTTTTTATGTGGCAATGATTTTGGTGCTGTGCGCCCTCTTCTTCCGCCCACTGGCCTTTGACTATCGCGGTAAAATTGCCAATGCACGCTGGCGCGCCATGTGGGACACCGGGTTAGTGATCGGCAGTCTGGTGCCACCGGTGATCTTCGGCATCGCGTTCGGCAATCTGTTTTTGGGGGTACCTTTTCTCTTCACGCCGCAGCTTCATGTGCAATATCTCGGTACCTTCTGGCAGTTACTCTCTCCTTTTGCCCTGCTGTGCGGCGCATTAAGCCTGATGCTGGTCATTATGCAGGGGAGCGTATGGCTACAGTTGAAAACCGATGGCATTGTTCGCCAGCGCGCGCTGTCCGCTACCAGCCGTAGCGCTATGCTGGTGGTGCTTTGCTTCCTGATAGCCGGGTACTGGCTATGGGTAAGTATTGATGGCTATGTACTGCTTGGTCAGGATCCTAATGGCCCATCCAACCCGCTATTAAAAGCGGTCGCGATACTCCCTGGCGCGTGGATGGCGCACTTTGAACATTCACCGCTGCTGCTGATTATTCCGCTGCTTGGCATGATTTCCCCGATGCTGGCACTCTATGCCTGTGTCCACCGTCGGGTTGTCGGGGGATTCCTGTTTGCTTCACTGACTCAAGCCTGTGTGATATTCACCGCCGGAATCACCCTGTTTCCGTTTATCATGCCTTCAAGCGCGCACCCACTCTCCAGCCTGACGGTGTGGGACAGTACTTCCAGCCAGATGACTCTCAGTATCATGCTGGTTATTGTGCTGATTTTCCTACCGATTATTCTACTTTATACCTTGTGGTGTTATTACAAGATGCTGGGTCGCATCAATGTAGAAACGATCCGCCGCAACCATCACGAACTTTACTAGGGAGGACTGTACGATGTGGTACCTGTTTTGGTTTGTCGGCATTCTGTTGATGTGTGCGCTTTCCACGCTGGCAATGGTCTGGCTCGAGTCACGTCAGAAATAGTCCTGGATCCGGAGGGAGTCATATACTGTCTCCGGTTTTCTTTATTCATTTACACAGCATGGTTTATAAATCAGTACGTTGCTTTCAAATAGCGGATCGGGCTGACCCGTTTTAATGGACCACTCAAAAAAATAAACGGCAAGTCAATTTAATGACATCAATAATGAATAAAAGCATGCACTGTGTTGTTTACGGCATGTCGCAATCCCTTTCACACACTCACAGGACGGGATCATGAAAATGCAATTCGCTACGAATTTACTGCCGCTGATTTGTCTGGTCTCAAGCGGGCTGCTCTATTCAGCTTCGACAAGCGCCATGGGGAATGACGATACCACGACGCCAACATGTCCGAAGGGTCAGGTATACGACAACAAAACCAAAAACTGTTTGCCAGAAAAAAGCAGTATGATCGACGATCAGGATAAAACGCAGTATGCGTATCACCTGGCAAAAACCGGCCACTATCAGGATGCTATCAATTTACTCGATACCTTGCAGCAGCCCAACACGCGTGAGGCCTGGAACTATCGTGGCTATGCCACGCGCAAACTGGGCCGTACGGATGAAGGGATTAGCTATTATCAACGATCGATAGCCCTTGATCCTCACTATGCCAAAGTGCGCGAATATCTTGGTGAGGCATGGATGGTTAAAGGCCGTCCCGATCT
It encodes:
- the appC gene encoding cytochrome bd-II oxidase subunit 1, with protein sequence MWDVIDLSRWQFALTALYHFLFVPLTLGLIFLLAIMETIYVVTGKTVYRDMTRFWGKLFGINFALGVATGLTMEFQFGTNWSLYSNYVGDIFGAPLAMEALLAFFLESTFVGLFFFGWQRLTKYQHLMVTWLVAFGSNISALWILNANGWMQYPTGAHFNIDTLRMEMSSFSELVFNPISQVKFVHTVMSGYVTGAMFVMSISAWYLLSGRNREFALRSFAVGSVFGTLAILGTLQLGDSSAYEVAQRQPVKLAAMEGEWQTEPAPAPFHVIAWPQQEQERNAFAVKIPALLGILATHSLDTQVPGLKNLMADALPRLQRGREAWLLMQEIAKGNRTPQVLKAFHDVEKDLGYGILLANFAPDMNHVTPEQYQTAQLGAIPQVAPVFWSFRIMIGCGSLLLMVMAIALIQTLRMRIDQHRWVLRMTLWSLPLPWIAIEAGWFMTEFGRQPWAIQDILPTWYAHSAVTAGQLAFSMGLILTLYTLFLIAEVYLMQKYARLGPDAMQRQQPAQQQG
- the appB gene encoding cytochrome d ubiquinol oxidase subunit II codes for the protein MLDYETLRLIWWLLIGIILVAFMVTDGFDMGVGCLLPLIARNDDERRVLINSVGAHWEGNQVWLILAGGALFAAWPRVYAAAFSGFYVAMILVLCALFFRPLAFDYRGKIANARWRAMWDTGLVIGSLVPPVIFGIAFGNLFLGVPFLFTPQLHVQYLGTFWQLLSPFALLCGALSLMLVIMQGSVWLQLKTDGIVRQRALSATSRSAMLVVLCFLIAGYWLWVSIDGYVLLGQDPNGPSNPLLKAVAILPGAWMAHFEHSPLLLIIPLLGMISPMLALYACVHRRVVGGFLFASLTQACVIFTAGITLFPFIMPSSAHPLSSLTVWDSTSSQMTLSIMLVIVLIFLPIILLYTLWCYYKMLGRINVETIRRNHHELY
- the cbdX gene encoding cytochrome bd-II oxidase subunit CbdX produces the protein MWYLFWFVGILLMCALSTLAMVWLESRQK
- a CDS encoding tetratricopeptide repeat protein, producing MKMQFATNLLPLICLVSSGLLYSASTSAMGNDDTTTPTCPKGQVYDNKTKNCLPEKSSMIDDQDKTQYAYHLAKTGHYQDAINLLDTLQQPNTREAWNYRGYATRKLGRTDEGISYYQRSIALDPHYAKVREYLGEAWMVKGRPDLAKQELATIKSLCGTHCEEYRDLKAAIDGHPES